A genomic window from Bacillus sp. Marseille-P3661 includes:
- a CDS encoding rhomboid family intramembrane serine protease yields the protein MFIRNESFRSFVQYYPIVTLLVATNLILWLVTSFVPGGDLLLRLGIGSNMDVYHGEYWRLITPIFLHGSFGHLLFNSFSLILFGPALEVMLKKFKFIILYFVGGALANIGTFFVAPINYLHLGSSSAIFSLFGIYVYMVIYRKDLIDRMSSQIIITILVVGFAMTIFRSNINIFAHIFGLLGGAALGPILLRKL from the coding sequence ATGTTTATTCGCAATGAGAGTTTTCGATCGTTTGTTCAATATTATCCTATTGTTACTTTGCTTGTGGCAACAAATTTAATTTTATGGCTAGTTACGTCTTTCGTTCCCGGGGGCGATCTACTTTTACGATTAGGAATTGGCTCAAATATGGATGTTTACCACGGGGAGTACTGGCGCCTTATTACCCCGATATTTTTACATGGTAGTTTTGGACATCTTTTATTTAATTCGTTTTCCTTAATTTTATTTGGCCCAGCGCTTGAAGTTATGCTCAAGAAATTTAAATTTATTATTCTTTACTTTGTAGGGGGTGCATTGGCTAACATCGGTACTTTTTTTGTAGCACCAATTAATTATCTCCACCTCGGATCATCTAGTGCAATATTTAGCTTATTTGGAATTTATGTATATATGGTCATTTACCGCAAGGACTTAATCGACAGAATGAGTTCCCAAATTATCATTACCATCTTAGTTGTGGGATTCGCCATGACTATTTTCAGATCTAATATTAATATATTTGCTCATATTTTTGGCTTACTAGGCGGGGCAGCACTTGGTCCTATTTTACTTAGAAAATTGTAA
- a CDS encoding NAD(P)H-hydrate dehydratase — translation MQIVTANELYEIDRFTMNEIGIPGILLMENAGQAFTRKALDYLNEGDKILILIGTGNNGGDGFVITRVLKSLGFNVDAVLIPKKEKITGDALVHLTALERSGYTVKPFTTVQCLQNYDVIIDAMLGIGLKGNLKSPYQEVIAACNECDAVKLSVDIPSGVTADGNQPIELAFKANVTITLHLPKLSAFTFPARDFYGELEVVSIGIPPKASESVETMRKCWTKQDVCNSIPLRSSSSHKGDYGKGLIIGGSNSMSGAPILTTKASLRAGGGLITLAIPDVIHSTVASQVVEAMFSPWSSELGYFSGEIGLDLSKFNSIAFGPGMGREKGGEIILSELLDTFQAPLIVDADGLFYLTSPKLKEKLKQRLAPTVLTPHSGEMARLLNFSVKELEQNRFEYSRKFAMEYGVFLVLKGPYSIVTTPSGEQYINTTGNPALAKGGTGDVLTGIILAFVMGHSNLQEAISNAVYVHGKAAEELVAQNHSMVDVLATDVINALPLVFRTFF, via the coding sequence TTGCAAATCGTAACTGCAAATGAATTGTACGAAATCGACCGCTTTACTATGAACGAAATTGGTATACCTGGAATTTTGTTGATGGAAAATGCCGGCCAAGCTTTTACTCGAAAAGCCTTAGATTATTTAAACGAAGGCGATAAAATCTTAATATTAATTGGTACTGGCAATAATGGTGGAGATGGTTTTGTAATTACAAGAGTCTTAAAAAGTTTAGGATTTAATGTGGATGCAGTGTTAATTCCGAAAAAGGAAAAAATCACTGGCGATGCGCTTGTTCATTTAACTGCATTAGAACGTTCAGGCTATACTGTTAAACCATTTACTACTGTACAATGTTTACAAAACTATGATGTAATCATTGATGCTATGCTAGGAATTGGTTTAAAGGGAAATCTTAAATCTCCTTATCAGGAAGTAATCGCTGCTTGTAATGAATGCGATGCAGTTAAATTATCAGTTGATATTCCTAGCGGGGTTACTGCGGATGGAAATCAACCAATTGAACTAGCGTTTAAGGCTAATGTAACGATTACATTGCATCTACCTAAGCTTAGTGCATTTACGTTCCCTGCTCGTGATTTTTATGGCGAGCTGGAAGTGGTTTCTATTGGTATTCCACCTAAAGCTTCTGAAAGTGTAGAAACTATGCGGAAATGTTGGACAAAACAAGATGTATGTAATTCAATTCCACTTCGATCATCTTCATCGCATAAAGGTGATTATGGAAAGGGCCTAATTATTGGTGGTTCCAATTCAATGTCCGGAGCACCTATTTTGACAACCAAAGCATCGCTACGTGCTGGGGGAGGTCTTATTACACTAGCAATTCCAGATGTTATTCATTCAACTGTAGCTAGTCAGGTTGTGGAAGCTATGTTTTCGCCTTGGTCATCAGAGTTGGGTTACTTCAGTGGGGAAATTGGACTGGACTTGTCTAAATTTAACTCAATTGCTTTTGGTCCAGGGATGGGACGTGAAAAGGGTGGAGAGATAATCCTTTCGGAATTACTCGATACATTTCAGGCTCCATTAATTGTCGATGCTGATGGTTTGTTTTATTTAACTTCTCCAAAACTTAAAGAAAAGTTAAAGCAACGACTTGCTCCAACGGTTTTAACTCCTCACTCAGGAGAAATGGCACGTCTACTGAACTTCTCAGTAAAAGAGCTAGAGCAAAACCGGTTTGAGTATTCGCGCAAGTTTGCAATGGAATATGGGGTCTTCCTTGTATTGAAAGGGCCTTATTCAATTGTAACAACACCATCGGGAGAACAATATATAAACACGACTGGCAATCCCGCTTTAGCTAAAGGCGGTACAGGTGATGTATTAACGGGAATAATCCTTGCTTTTGTAATGGGCCATTCAAATCTTCAAGAAGCCATTAGCAATGCAGTATATGTTCATGGAAAAGCGGCTGAGGAGTTAGTAGCTCAAAACCATTCGATGGTTGATGTTCTAGCTACGGATGTAATAAATGCACTTCCTCTAGTATTTCGTACATTCTTTTAA
- the acpS gene encoding holo-ACP synthase — protein MIKGIGIDIVELNRMKKIIERQPKFPERILTNKELEIYGKLSVSRQVEFLAGRFAVKEAFAKAKGTGIGKNLSFQDIEVLPDEFGKPVTQSNLSEEKIHLSITHSKEYALGQVIIELL, from the coding sequence ATGATTAAAGGAATTGGCATAGATATTGTCGAATTGAACCGAATGAAAAAAATAATAGAACGACAACCAAAATTCCCCGAGAGAATATTAACAAATAAAGAACTTGAAATTTACGGGAAACTATCAGTTTCACGCCAAGTAGAATTTTTGGCGGGTCGATTTGCGGTTAAGGAGGCTTTTGCGAAAGCAAAAGGAACAGGTATAGGGAAAAACTTAAGTTTTCAAGATATTGAGGTACTGCCAGATGAATTTGGAAAGCCGGTTACACAATCAAATTTAAGTGAAGAAAAAATTCATCTATCAATTACACATTCGAAAGAATACGCGCTAGGACAGGTTATTATTGAACTTTTATAA